The Acidobacteriota bacterium DNA window GACCAGTTAATCAATAAAGAGTTGAATGGCGTAATTCACGAAGCCCTTGCCAAACTCGATGATGATAAACGCGAGGTCTTTACTTTGAAGGTCTTCCATCAACGCAGCTATGAAGAGATTGCCGAAATCACGGGCTTTTCCATTCCTAAGCTCAAAACGGATTTACATAGAGCGCGGGCTGAGATGCGACGCCGCATTCAACCCTACCTGGGAGTCGGTTATGAAATGTGAAGATTGCCTTGATGTAATCGAAGAATATTTTGACAGAGAGCTTGACGCCGAATCTTCAAACGAAGTTGCCGGGCATTTGAAAACCTGTGCGATGTGCAAAGAGGTTTTTGAATCGCTCAAACAGGAGCAGGTGATTTACGCCGCCTACAAACGCGAGGTTGAAGTAACGTCGGCGCTCTGGCAGGGCATTGAAGCGCGTATCAAGCAGGAAGCCGTTCAACCGGTCGTCGTGAAAGAATCGGTTGTCGAATCGGTCGGCGTGTTGGCGCGATTGCGAAACTTTTTTGTGGAAACGCTCCGCGCGCCGCGCATGAGTTTCGCGCTTGCCGCCGCACTGGTTATCGTCGCCGTTGGCATCACGGTTGTGGTGATGAATTACCTCAATTCGCGTTCGGGCAATCAACCAGCTTATACGGCGGGTGGCAATCCGCAGGTTGCGCCAACCCCTGCCCCGCAGAATCAACCGGGTAATAATGGGCAGGTTGCACAAAGTCCGTCACCGACTACGGATAATCCGGGAGAAGATAACCTTGCGCTTCCCAAGAAAGAATCGACTGAAATGGCTGGAAGACCGAAACTTGTGAAGGCTCCCATTGAAAAAGTCAATCCGGCGATGAATGCGCAGCCGTTAGTCAGCTCAAGCAAAACAGCGGAAAAATTGTTGCGCGATGCCGAACAGAAATATTTAGCCGCGATTACGATTTTGCAGCGCGATTACAACAAACGTCGCCCGCAACTGGATTCCGAATTCGTAGCCAAAATGGATGCGGCATTGAAAACCATTGATAATACGATTGCCGAGACTCGAAAGGCTGTGCAGAAAAACCCCGATGACCCGATTGCTTTGCAATATATGCTGACTGCCTATGCGAAAAAAGTCGAAGTCCTCAGAGGCGTCACGGGAAGTTAAGCTCAAGGAACAAGGTATGAGAACGAGAACATTATTTATTGCAATCCTCACACTGTTCACTTTGAACATCGTGGGCATTGCGCAACAAAATTCCGGTCAAGCGGTCATTCGTGAACGCAGCGTCAATCAAACGCGCGTTGAACGTGAAGACCTGAGACAAGGTCGCGAAGAACAACGCGAACGTCGTCGCAACCTGGAGGTCTGGAGCGATGACCGCGAACCCATGCAGGAAGCTGAAGTCGTTAAGCTCAAAGTCGAACGCGGCGGCAAAGTGGTGATTGAAAATTTTCACGGCGATGTGACCGTCAATGGCGCTGATGGCGAAATGTTGGAAGCCAAAGGCGAAGGCGATGACGACAAAGTGATGCTCGGCTATCGCGTCAGCGGCTCGACGGTTTTCATCAAACGCTCATTGCTGAAAGGTCAACACCGGGGCGGCGAAACCAACATTCAAGTTTCTTTACCGCGTTATGCGGGAGTGCAGGTTTCGGTCATCACCGGCACCGCGACGATTTCAAAAATTGACGGCGAAATCAAAGCCAATGTGGTGTCGGGCGATTTGGTATTGAACTGCGTGAAAGGGCAGGTGAAAGCCAATAGCGTCAGCGGCTCTGTTGAAATCAACGGCGCGACGGGCAATGTTGATGCCGAAGCCGTAAGCGGCGATGTCACCTTAAAAACCGAAATTCGCCTGAGCGGCGTTTACAACCTGAAATCCATGTCGGGCGATGTCGCGATGATGATGCCGGAAAAGAGCGCGGGGTTTACCGCAACGCTAACGACCTTTAATGGCGACCTCGAAACCGATTTTCCATTAAAGCTCGAATCG harbors:
- a CDS encoding DUF4097 family beta strand repeat-containing protein — protein: MRTRTLFIAILTLFTLNIVGIAQQNSGQAVIRERSVNQTRVEREDLRQGREEQRERRRNLEVWSDDREPMQEAEVVKLKVERGGKVVIENFHGDVTVNGADGEMLEAKGEGDDDKVMLGYRVSGSTVFIKRSLLKGQHRGGETNIQVSLPRYAGVQVSVITGTATISKIDGEIKANVVSGDLVLNCVKGQVKANSVSGSVEINGATGNVDAEAVSGDVTLKTEIRLSGVYNLKSMSGDVAMMMPEKSAGFTATLTTFNGDLETDFPLKLESTTQTSGMNRRIVGKYGDGQARVVLNSFNGTASIKKATGAFDNCK
- a CDS encoding zf-HC2 domain-containing protein, producing MKCEDCLDVIEEYFDRELDAESSNEVAGHLKTCAMCKEVFESLKQEQVIYAAYKREVEVTSALWQGIEARIKQEAVQPVVVKESVVESVGVLARLRNFFVETLRAPRMSFALAAALVIVAVGITVVVMNYLNSRSGNQPAYTAGGNPQVAPTPAPQNQPGNNGQVAQSPSPTTDNPGEDNLALPKKESTEMAGRPKLVKAPIEKVNPAMNAQPLVSSSKTAEKLLRDAEQKYLAAITILQRDYNKRRPQLDSEFVAKMDAALKTIDNTIAETRKAVQKNPDDPIALQYMLTAYAKKVEVLRGVTGS